The following proteins come from a genomic window of Dreissena polymorpha isolate Duluth1 chromosome 1, UMN_Dpol_1.0, whole genome shotgun sequence:
- the LOC127864854 gene encoding iduronate 2-sulfatase-like, which yields MGKIFHSPNVSGHDDPISWSLPYHRENPGKLEGHERSWKFVPDNDTIADPLQDMRIAKDAITTLGYFAKGGKYQNQPFFLAVGFIRPHLPFISPISYSKHYPQESVILPRNPLPPVHMPPVAWTNINELSQYDDMVALQASGAINSSLPDNTTLGLRKAYYSAVSYLDAMVGSVLDELKRLNLDNNTIVSLIGDHGYHLGEHGLWCKFTNFELATHAPMIIRIPGLTDQGIVTESLVEMVDLFPTLVEASGLPKLPVCPPNSKSI from the exons ATGGGGAAGATCTTCCACTCACCCAACGTTAGTGGACATGACGATCCAATATCATGGTCCTTGCCATACCATCGCGAAAATCCCGGTAAACTTGAAGGTCACGAAAGAAGTTGGAAGTTCGTACCAGACAACGACACGATAGCAGACCCTCTCCAGGACATGAGGATCGCTAAGGATGCCATCACAACACTGGGCTATTTTGCAAAGGGAGGCAAGTACCAAAATCAGCCATTCTTCTTAGCCGTTGGGTTTATTAGACCCCATTTGCCATTTATATCCCCAATATCATATTCAAAGCACTATCCCCAAGAAAGCGTAATCCTACCCCGGAACCCCTTACCACCTGTACACATGCCGCCAGTTGCCTGGACGAATATTAACGAGTTAAGCCAGTACGATGATATGGTGGCCCTCCAAGCCTCAGGCGCTATAAACTCCAGTCTGCCGGATAACACCACCCTTGGCCTTCGTAAAGCCTACTACAGCGCCGTCAGTTATCTTGACGCAATGGTTGGGAGTGTGCTCGATGAACTGAAACGATTAAACTTGGATAACAATACCATCGTATCACTTATAGGTGATCATGGATATCACTTGGGAGAGCACGGCCTCTGGTGTAAGTTCACCAACTTCGAATTGGCCACGCATGCGCCAATGATAATTCGTATACCGGGATTGACCGATCAAGGAATCGTGACAGAGAGTCTTGTTGAAATGGTGGATTTATTCCCCACACTTGTGGAAGCTTCCGGTCTACCCAAACTGCCAGTATGTCCACCCAATTCAAAGTCG ATTTGA